In Streptomyces sp. NBC_00683, the DNA window TCGGCACGCTCACCGACAACGGGCTGCGGCGCGAGGTGACACGGAAGCAGAAGCGCAAGGAGCTCGCCGTCGCCACGTACAACGTGGAGAACCTCGACGCGCTCGACGAGCAGACCAAGTTCGACACGCTCGCCGAGGGTGTCGCGGTCAGCCTCGCCTCCCCCGACATCGTCTCGCTGGAGGAGATCCAGGACGACAACGGCGCGGCGAACGACGGCACGGTCGGCTCCGACGCCACGCTGAAGCGGTTCACCGACGCGATCGTCGCCGCGGGCGGACCGCGGTACGCATGGCGTTACGTCGCACCCGAGGACGGCAAGGACGGCGGCGAGCCCGGCGGCAACATCCGCAACGTCTTCCTCTTCAACCCCCAGCGGGTCGACTTCGTGGACCGTGCGGGCGGCGACGCGACCACCGCCGTGACGGCCGTGAAGACCAAGAAGGGTGCCACGCTCTCCGTCTCGCCCGGCCGGATCAACCCGACGAGCGCCGCCTGGGACGACAGCCGCAAGCCCCTGGTGGGCGAGTTCCGCTTCCGCGGGAAGCCGGTCTTCGTCATCGGCAACCACTTCGCGTCCAAGGGCGGCGACCAGCCCCTGCACGGGCGGTACCAGGAGCCCGTGCGCAGCTCGGAGACGAAGCGGGTCCAGCAGGGGGCGGAGGTCAACACCTTCGTCCGCTCGCTGCTGACGGCGGACAGGTCGGCGCAGGTGATCACGCTCGGCGACCTGAACGACTTCGCGTTCTCGCCGACGATGGACGCGCTGACCGGTGGCAAGGTGCTCAAGCCGCTGATCACGACGCTGCCGAGGAGCGAGCAGTACAGCTACGTGTACGACGGCAACTCGCAGACGCTGGACCACATTCTGACCAGCCCCGCGATCCGCCGCTTCGACTACGACGTGGTGCACATCAACGCGGAGTTCGCCGACCAGGCGAGCGACCACGACCCGCAGATCGTGCGGGTCGACGTGAGCGGCAACGGCGGCCACAAGCACTGACCGCCTCCGGGGACGGCCGGCACCGGCCGTCCCCGGATCCCGTTCGGCAGACCGCGTTCAGGCGTCCGCGCGGGTCGCTGCCTTGCCGCCCGGGACCGTGGCCTGGCGCGGAAGTGCGTGGGCGGCGGGCGGCGGATCCGGTGGCCCGTCCGCCGGTTCGTCGGTGAAGAAGCGGGTGACGAGTGCGGCGACCTCGTCGGAGCGTTCCAGGACCACCCAGTGGTCGGACTCCGGCAGGGTGAGGAAGCGGCTTCCCTCGATCGTCGCGGCGAACTCCCGCTGCCGCCGGGGCGAGGTCACCGTGTCGTGCTCCCCGGCGAAGACCAGGGCCGGTACGCCGGACAGTCCCCCGGAGAAGTCGGGCCGGTCCCCCAGCGCCCGGTGCAGCGAGTCCGCGGCGTGCGGCGAGTGGCTGAGTGCGTGCAGGAACGAGCGGCGTACGTAGCGCCTGGCGAGTTCCCTGCGGTGCACCGGACGGTCCGGGTCCAGGCACATGAGTCCGTCGGCGGCCAGCTCCGCGAAACCCTCCGCGTCACCTTCTGCCAGCCGCTCCGTGGCCCGGTGCCAGTAGCTCCGCTGGGCGGCGCCGATGTGCGCGGGAACGCCGCCGAGGACGAGCCGGGCGATGCGGCCGGGGTCGTGCCGCGCACAGCCGAAGGCGATGGCCGCGCCGTAGGAGAAGCCGAACAGGTTGACCCGGGGCGCGCCGATGTCGTCGATGATCCCGGTGACCGCGGCACGCAGGATGCCCGCGCAGTCGCCGGGCGGCAGCGGGTCCGCCGTACCCATGCCGGGCAGGTCCGCGGTGACCACATCGGCCACCGGGCCCAGGTGATCGTCCATCTGCGGCCAGCCGAACATGCCCTGCAGCGCGCCGCCGAGGACGAGTACGGGTTCGGTGCCCGGGCCGTGCGCCGGTTCGGCACGGGGCAGGATGCGGTAGCCGTACCGCAGCCCGTGGACGGACAGGGACCGGATGATCTCCTCGGGCATGGTGCTCCTTCCCGTCAGGCCCTGGTGAGGACGAGCGCCGCGTTGTGACCGCCGAAACCGAGCGAGGTCTTGACCGCGCAGTCGAACGCGCCCCGCCTGGCCTCCTTGCTCACCACGTCGAGGGGGATCGCGGGGTCGGGTGCGTCGAGATTGGCCGTCGGCGGTACGAGCTGGTGCTGGAGCGCCAGGACGGTCAGCGCGGTCTCGATGCCGCCCGCGGCTCCCAGGGTGTGACCGGTCATCGCCTTGGTGGACGTGACCAGGGGGTGCTCGCCGAGGACCCGGCGCAGCATGGTCGCCTCGATGAGGTCGTTGGCGACGGTCGAGGTGCCGTGGGCGTTGGCGTGGCCGATGTCGGAGGCGTCGAGGCCCGCGTCGGCCAGGGCGGTGCGCAGCGCCCGTTCGATGCCGAGGCCGTCCGGGTCCGGGGCGACGGCGGAGTGTGCGTCGCTCGATGCCCCGTAGCCGGCCACGCGGGCGCGGACCGTGGCCCCGCGGGCCCGTGCGTGCTCGGGGCGTTCCAGCACGAGGAGCCCCGCACCCTCGCCGACGACGAAGCCGTCGCGGTGGGTGTCGAAGGGCCGGCAGGCCGCCTGAGGGTCGTCGCGGCGGGTGGAGACGGCCCGCATCTGGCAGGCGCTGGCGATGAGCAGCCGGGAGCAGACCGATTCGGCGCCGCCCGCGACGACGATGTCGCAGGCCCCGGTGCGGAGCATCTGATGGGCGGTGCCGATGGCGACGGTGCCGGAGGAGCAGGCGGTGGAGACCGCCTGGCTGGGGCCGTGGACGCCCAGGTCCATGGCGACGCTGCTGGCGGCGCCGTTGACGACGGACAGCGGGGCGAGCTTCGGGGAGACACGTCGCGCGCCGCGCTCGGTGAGGGTCGTGTGCTGCTCGTCGTAGAAGGGAAGCCCGCCGTGCGCCGAGCCGATGACGACGGCGACCCGGCCGCTGTCCCAGACCGCCGGGTCGAGACCGGCGTCGGCGACCGCCTCGCGTGCGGCGATCACGGCGAGCTGCGAGAAGCGGTCCATCAGCCGCTGGGCGGCGACGCCGAGGACGGCCCTCGTGTCGAGGTCCGTGATCGAGTACATGAAGTCGCAGGGCAGACCGGCCAGTTCGGGCCGGTGCATGACCGAGGGGGCGACGCTTGTGTCGCACACCCCGCGCCATGCCGCCTCGACCCCGACACCGGCGGCGGTCACCAGACCGATCCCGGTGACAGCGGCACTGAACGGCTCGGTCCCCGGACGGGCGGACGTGCGGGCGAACGGCCGCCGGGCCGTCACGCGCCGGCCTTGCTGCACACTGCCGCGACCAGTTGGCCCACGGTGTCGCGCGACGAGAGGACGACATCCTCGAGGTCGATGTCCATACGGTCCTCGATGAGGAGCCGGAGTTCCTCCAGGGCGAGCGAGTCCAGGCGCAGTTGACGGAGGGGCACCTCCGGCCGGATGGCCAGGGGATCCGCTCCGAATGTGGTGACGAGCAAGGCGCTGATCTCTTCCGAGGTGCTCATGGGGACGCTCCTCCGCTCTCGTACGCGGTGACGCCGGCCGCGTGGGGGTGGGACGGCCATCGGGGACGCCGGCTGCTCCGGAGGCACCCTTTATACGCCTTCGCGGCCGGGATTCCGGCCCCCGTTCCCCCGTGAGGAGGGGGGACGACCAGGTGTGCGAATCCGACGTGCCGCGGGGAGGGGTGACACGATGGGTGCACACAGGGGCAACGAGAGGGAGAAGCGGTCATGGCGGCGGAGCAGCACGACGGTCCGGTACAGCTCAGCCCGACGAACTGGGTTGCGAAGCAGGCCGAGTTGTACGAGTCGTCCGGCGGGACCAAGGGCACCACCCAGCTCGGCGTCCCGTGCCTGCTGCTGGACTGCGTGGGCCGGCGCAGCGGGGCGGTACGGCGCACGGTCCTGATGTACGGCCGCGACGGCGACGACTACCTGATCGTGGGGTCGAACGGCGGCTCGGACAGCCATCCGCTCTGGTACCTGAACCTGCTGTCCGAACACGCCGTCGACATCCGGGTCGGCACGGAGCGCTTCCCGGCGCTCGCCGAGACCCTCACGCCCGAGGAGAAGGCCCGGGTGTGGCCGCATCTGGTGGAGGTCTTCCCCCGGTACGCGCAGTACCAGCAGGGCACCGGCCGCGACATCCCCGTGGTACGGCTCCGGCGCCGCTGACCTGCCCGGACGGTCCGGCAGGGCAGCCCGGCCGAGCCTGCCCCCAACGGGGCTCCCTGCAGGGCTTCCTGATGCGTAAACTCCGCGATCATGACCTTCGAAACGGTTCAGTCCGACCCGTCCGCCCTCGACGGACCCGCACTCTTCCCGACCATGTCCACCATGCGCGCCATGCGCCGCCTCAAGCCGGACGCCGTGCCGGACGAGACGATCGAGAAGCTCATACAGGCCGCCGTCTGGGGACCCAGCGGCGGCAACATGCAGTGTTACGAGTACGTCGTCGTCACCGACCGCGAGGTGATGGCCCGCCTGGCCCCGCTGTGGAAGCGCTGCGTCGACGCGTATCTGGCGACCACGGGCAAGTACGCGCCGAAGGGCATGGACGACGCGGCGTACGGCCGGATGGTGGCGGCCATCGAGTACCAGCGCGACCACTTCGCGGACACACCGGCGCTGATCATCCCCTGCTACCGGTTCCCGGAGCCGCAGTTCGACGACGAGGGCCTGCAGGTCTACGCCGAGTCGCTCGGCCCGGCGGGGCTTGCGCACATGACGGACACGCAGACGCGCTTCCAGGCACTCGCCGAGGGTTCCTGCGTCTATCCCGGCGTCCAGAACATCCTGCTCGCCGCACGGGCCCTGGGGCTCGCCGCCAACCTGACCATCTGGCACCTGATGCTGGAGCAGGAGTGGAAGGAGGCGCTCGGGATCCCCGAGGACATGGAGACCTTCGCCGCCATTCCCGTCGGGTGGCCGCAGGGCAACTTCGGGCCCGTCCGGCGCCGTCCGGTGGCGGACGTCATCCACCGGGACCGCTGGTAGCAGCACGGGGCTCCGGCGCCCCCGACGGGGGTGCCGGAATCACCCCAACTCCATTGGAGTGAAAGGGATTTGACCACGCTCGCGCCGCGTTGGCATGTCCTGACCCGGTCGATAGCCTGTGCGGGCTCGCGCCCTCGGCCCACCCCACCCGGGCCCGGGGGTCCGTCCTCCCCCACAGACCAGGAGCAGGTATGCCCAGAAGCCCCGCCGGCCACACCCGGGGTCGCGCAGCTGTTCTGGCGGCTCTCACCGTCATTGCCGTCGTCGCCGCCGGCCACCCGGCCC includes these proteins:
- a CDS encoding beta-ketoacyl-[acyl-carrier-protein] synthase family protein, whose translation is MTARRPFARTSARPGTEPFSAAVTGIGLVTAAGVGVEAAWRGVCDTSVAPSVMHRPELAGLPCDFMYSITDLDTRAVLGVAAQRLMDRFSQLAVIAAREAVADAGLDPAVWDSGRVAVVIGSAHGGLPFYDEQHTTLTERGARRVSPKLAPLSVVNGAASSVAMDLGVHGPSQAVSTACSSGTVAIGTAHQMLRTGACDIVVAGGAESVCSRLLIASACQMRAVSTRRDDPQAACRPFDTHRDGFVVGEGAGLLVLERPEHARARGATVRARVAGYGASSDAHSAVAPDPDGLGIERALRTALADAGLDASDIGHANAHGTSTVANDLIEATMLRRVLGEHPLVTSTKAMTGHTLGAAGGIETALTVLALQHQLVPPTANLDAPDPAIPLDVVSKEARRGAFDCAVKTSLGFGGHNAALVLTRA
- a CDS encoding acyl carrier protein; translation: MSTSEEISALLVTTFGADPLAIRPEVPLRQLRLDSLALEELRLLIEDRMDIDLEDVVLSSRDTVGQLVAAVCSKAGA
- a CDS encoding nitroreductase family protein, whose translation is MTFETVQSDPSALDGPALFPTMSTMRAMRRLKPDAVPDETIEKLIQAAVWGPSGGNMQCYEYVVVTDREVMARLAPLWKRCVDAYLATTGKYAPKGMDDAAYGRMVAAIEYQRDHFADTPALIIPCYRFPEPQFDDEGLQVYAESLGPAGLAHMTDTQTRFQALAEGSCVYPGVQNILLAARALGLAANLTIWHLMLEQEWKEALGIPEDMETFAAIPVGWPQGNFGPVRRRPVADVIHRDRW
- a CDS encoding nitroreductase family deazaflavin-dependent oxidoreductase, with translation MAAEQHDGPVQLSPTNWVAKQAELYESSGGTKGTTQLGVPCLLLDCVGRRSGAVRRTVLMYGRDGDDYLIVGSNGGSDSHPLWYLNLLSEHAVDIRVGTERFPALAETLTPEEKARVWPHLVEVFPRYAQYQQGTGRDIPVVRLRRR
- a CDS encoding alpha/beta fold hydrolase is translated as MPEEIIRSLSVHGLRYGYRILPRAEPAHGPGTEPVLVLGGALQGMFGWPQMDDHLGPVADVVTADLPGMGTADPLPPGDCAGILRAAVTGIIDDIGAPRVNLFGFSYGAAIAFGCARHDPGRIARLVLGGVPAHIGAAQRSYWHRATERLAEGDAEGFAELAADGLMCLDPDRPVHRRELARRYVRRSFLHALSHSPHAADSLHRALGDRPDFSGGLSGVPALVFAGEHDTVTSPRRQREFAATIEGSRFLTLPESDHWVVLERSDEVAALVTRFFTDEPADGPPDPPPAAHALPRQATVPGGKAATRADA